A region of Maridesulfovibrio sp. DNA encodes the following proteins:
- a CDS encoding ATP-dependent RecD-like DNA helicase: MSDTLTGEVRTVVYHNEENGYIVARVSSKDEPSQITVVGVLGSLTPGESVELHGRWKQHPKFGRQFEADFYERVRPATEAGVIRFLKSSSIKGIGEAIATDMVKTFGIDVLDILDDEPEKLLKIKGISKKKLEDIKESWSSQREIKNLILFLHTHDVPPTYAAKIFNLYGAQSVSRISENPYELAYEIRGIGFKTADTMALKLGFAPDSPQRIEAAIIYSLFSMSERGGHMFSPKAKLIEDVAKMLGGVDLELISEGILSLEERKRVRVENLPEQDIDEAVFLMHFYRFEREICKRLHGLVSHPSPVSREKVEKALPEVEAELGFELSDEQREAVLEACVNKFFIITGGPGTGKTTITRAVVMTLKELGLKIKLAAPTGRAAKRLSEATGRQASTIHRMLQFTPEDGGFYYNEDQKLKADVLVVDEASMLDAQLCLAVLRAVPLTCRVIFVGDVNQLPSVGPGNVLSDLLQSGQVPSAVLNHIFRQAQESYIVVNAHRINDGEFPLGHPAEAPEADFFWIPQESPQKVQEMIAQTVCERIPERYGLDPMTDVQVLTPMHKGDVGTQKLNALLQERLNPGNGKGLKRGFVEYRVGDRILQLRNNYEKEVFNGDLGRVMYINSEENELTAEFDGNIVHYELSELDELTLAYAVSVHKSQGSEYPAVVMPIVSQHYLLLQRNLLYTGLTRARKLAVLIGSKRAFSIGLNNVTAGKRFTNLRYRIKQIFDENLL; the protein is encoded by the coding sequence ATGTCAGATACGCTTACTGGTGAAGTCCGGACAGTTGTTTATCACAATGAAGAGAACGGCTATATTGTAGCCCGTGTCTCATCCAAGGACGAGCCTTCGCAGATTACGGTTGTGGGAGTTCTGGGCTCTCTTACACCCGGAGAATCGGTAGAACTCCACGGGCGCTGGAAACAGCATCCAAAGTTCGGCCGTCAGTTTGAGGCCGATTTTTATGAAAGGGTCCGGCCTGCGACCGAGGCCGGAGTTATCCGGTTTTTGAAATCATCTTCCATTAAGGGCATCGGCGAAGCTATTGCTACTGATATGGTTAAGACTTTCGGCATTGACGTGCTGGATATTCTTGACGATGAACCGGAAAAACTGCTCAAGATCAAAGGTATTTCCAAGAAGAAGCTTGAAGATATCAAAGAGTCGTGGTCATCCCAGCGCGAGATAAAGAATCTTATCCTTTTCCTGCACACACATGATGTTCCTCCCACTTACGCTGCCAAAATTTTTAATCTTTATGGTGCGCAATCTGTCAGCAGGATAAGTGAAAATCCTTACGAGCTGGCTTATGAGATCCGGGGTATCGGTTTTAAAACAGCTGACACAATGGCATTGAAACTCGGTTTCGCGCCGGATTCTCCGCAACGTATTGAAGCGGCCATTATTTATTCATTGTTTTCTATGAGTGAGCGGGGCGGACATATGTTTTCCCCGAAAGCCAAGCTCATCGAGGATGTTGCCAAGATGCTCGGCGGGGTTGATCTGGAGCTGATCAGTGAGGGCATCCTTTCCCTTGAAGAACGCAAACGGGTCCGGGTGGAAAACCTGCCGGAGCAGGACATCGACGAGGCTGTTTTCCTGATGCATTTTTACCGTTTTGAGCGGGAGATCTGCAAAAGGCTGCATGGGTTGGTCAGCCATCCGTCACCGGTCAGCCGGGAAAAGGTGGAGAAAGCCCTACCGGAAGTTGAAGCGGAGCTTGGTTTCGAGCTTTCAGATGAACAGCGTGAGGCTGTCTTGGAGGCGTGTGTAAATAAATTTTTTATCATCACGGGGGGGCCGGGTACAGGTAAGACCACCATCACCCGTGCCGTGGTTATGACCTTGAAAGAGCTGGGGCTTAAAATCAAGCTTGCTGCTCCCACCGGACGCGCTGCCAAGCGGCTTTCCGAGGCAACCGGGCGTCAGGCCTCCACCATCCACCGTATGTTGCAGTTTACCCCGGAAGACGGCGGATTTTATTACAATGAGGACCAGAAGCTCAAGGCTGATGTGCTGGTTGTGGATGAAGCTTCCATGCTTGATGCCCAGCTTTGCCTTGCTGTGCTGCGGGCGGTTCCTTTAACCTGCCGGGTTATCTTTGTGGGTGATGTGAACCAGCTCCCATCTGTCGGTCCGGGGAACGTGCTTTCTGATCTTTTGCAGAGCGGACAGGTGCCGAGTGCCGTACTGAATCATATTTTCCGGCAGGCACAGGAAAGCTATATCGTAGTCAATGCTCACCGTATTAATGACGGTGAGTTTCCTTTAGGGCATCCGGCAGAAGCACCGGAGGCCGATTTTTTCTGGATTCCGCAGGAATCTCCGCAGAAGGTGCAGGAAATGATAGCCCAGACTGTCTGCGAGAGGATTCCAGAGCGTTACGGCCTTGATCCAATGACCGATGTACAGGTGCTGACCCCTATGCATAAGGGCGATGTGGGTACCCAGAAGCTGAACGCATTGCTGCAGGAGCGCCTTAATCCCGGAAACGGAAAAGGGTTGAAACGCGGTTTTGTGGAATATCGAGTAGGTGACCGTATTTTACAGTTACGCAACAACTACGAAAAAGAAGTTTTTAACGGTGATCTTGGCCGGGTCATGTATATTAATTCCGAGGAAAATGAACTCACAGCCGAATTTGATGGCAATATTGTCCACTATGAGCTTTCAGAGCTGGATGAGTTGACCCTTGCATATGCGGTCAGCGTGCATAAATCACAGGGCAGCGAATATCCGGCAGTGGTCATGCCGATTGTTTCCCAGCATTATTTGTTGTTGCAGCGCAATCTGCTTTATACCGGGCTTACAAGGGCCCGCAAACTGGCTGTTCTTATCGGTAGCAAGCGGGCTTTTTCAATAGGACTGAATAACGTGACCGCAGGTAAACGATTTACCAACCTGCGCTATCGCATTAAGCAGATTTTCGATGAGAATTTATTGTGA
- the recR gene encoding recombination mediator RecR — protein sequence MENLPEPLRVVAQELAKLPGLGPKSALRIALTMLKMPREKVTGIGQSVIDLREKLCICEQCASITDTCPCKICSDPKREHDKLCLVSEWDSLLAIEEMGLYRGYYLVLGGLLSPLDGVTPQQLEFQKLEERLAKGEVKELILALGATVDAEATASYIKNMVENKFPGIELSRLAQGIPIGSEVKYTDKETLRQSLEYRQKL from the coding sequence ATGGAAAATTTACCTGAGCCGTTAAGGGTAGTCGCGCAGGAATTGGCGAAACTTCCCGGTCTTGGTCCCAAATCCGCACTTCGTATTGCGTTGACTATGTTGAAGATGCCCAGAGAGAAAGTTACGGGCATCGGGCAGAGCGTGATTGATCTGCGTGAGAAGCTTTGCATCTGTGAGCAGTGCGCAAGCATTACCGATACCTGCCCCTGTAAGATCTGTTCCGATCCCAAGCGGGAGCACGATAAGCTCTGTCTTGTTTCGGAATGGGATTCCTTGCTGGCAATTGAGGAGATGGGACTGTACCGAGGTTACTACCTCGTGCTTGGCGGCCTGCTTTCTCCGCTTGACGGGGTGACTCCGCAGCAGTTGGAGTTCCAGAAACTTGAGGAGCGCCTTGCAAAGGGAGAGGTCAAGGAACTTATTCTTGCACTGGGTGCCACTGTAGACGCTGAAGCCACTGCTTCCTATATTAAAAATATGGTTGAAAATAAATTTCCCGGAATCGAGCTTTCCCGTCTTGCGCAGGGCATCCCCATCGGATCGGAAGTTAAGTATACAGATAAAGAAACTCTCCGGCAGTCATTGGAATATCGCCAGAAGTTGTAG
- a CDS encoding YbaB/EbfC family nucleoid-associated protein, translating into MKGMNDLVRQAQIMQRKMTALQDDLKTREVESSAGGGMVNVKVNGSSEVLEIKIDPTIVESGDVEMIQDLVLAAVNDANKKAKAMMESEMSAITGGMNIPGMF; encoded by the coding sequence ATGAAAGGTATGAACGATCTCGTACGTCAGGCTCAGATTATGCAGCGCAAAATGACCGCTCTGCAGGATGATCTCAAGACCCGTGAAGTGGAAAGCTCTGCCGGTGGCGGAATGGTCAACGTGAAAGTTAATGGCTCTTCTGAAGTGCTTGAAATCAAAATTGACCCCACTATCGTTGAGTCCGGTGATGTTGAAATGATTCAGGATCTCGTACTTGCTGCAGTCAACGATGCCAACAAAAAAGCAAAAGCCATGATGGAATCAGAAATGTCTGCCATTACTGGTGGTATGAACATTCCCGGCATGTTCTAA
- the dnaX gene encoding DNA polymerase III subunit gamma/tau produces the protein MSTSNLTAKYRPQTFAEVAGQEAVKTILSRAAAQDKVAPAYLFSGTRGVGKTTIARIFAKALNCKNAPTAEPCNVCDNCRQITAGVGVDVVEIDAASHGKVDDARRLKEDIGYAPIEFRYKVFIIDEAHMLTVQAFNALLKTLEEPPPHATFIMATTETHKFPATIISRCQHYAFKMLTNDELTAHLSNILNMEKIDFEQGAIDLIAKRGAGSVRDSMSLLGQVLALGSEKLLEEDVRSILGLAGRDVFFSLMQAIHVRDLVSVGETVQQVLGRGLDLGFFIRELGNCWRNMFLLNQSGERAVPLLGLSSEEAAEFMKWAQTFDRSFIHACWQMTVDGQRKVMTSLEPAMALELLLLNMASLSDLISMERAGALASAAPSPQQAPQSLNQTPPPSQPATGLSGGGHQTSGQTGGQTPPWQAGAQQGMQPHQVPPQNQSMQNQGMQPQGMGAVNGRPMGRTESGSPAGNRSANDMGAEDSSLPDAADLQLDTDINPPVPEPKNTAAEPHLQLEPVPEPASAKPSFPASVSGPRDFDGFLKYVSDSGNGSISGLSKCKGELIDGKLVLTCANPFHHGQVAGRDSRGVVERLVSEYFGPETELEIQISQKGKRKSRQEIRDEVEAHPDVKRVIESFGASIISIDPRKDI, from the coding sequence ATGAGTACATCGAATCTGACAGCAAAATACCGTCCGCAGACTTTTGCTGAAGTCGCAGGACAGGAAGCAGTCAAAACAATCCTTTCCCGTGCAGCGGCTCAGGATAAGGTTGCACCCGCATATCTTTTCAGCGGCACACGCGGGGTCGGCAAGACTACCATTGCCAGAATTTTTGCCAAGGCGCTCAATTGTAAAAATGCACCGACCGCCGAACCTTGCAACGTTTGTGACAACTGCCGTCAGATTACTGCCGGCGTGGGTGTTGATGTGGTCGAGATTGACGCCGCATCACACGGTAAAGTTGATGACGCCCGCCGACTCAAGGAAGATATCGGCTATGCGCCGATTGAATTCCGGTACAAGGTTTTTATTATAGATGAAGCGCATATGCTTACAGTGCAGGCCTTCAACGCTCTGCTTAAAACTCTTGAAGAGCCGCCGCCGCATGCGACTTTTATCATGGCGACAACGGAAACTCACAAGTTTCCGGCCACCATTATCAGCCGTTGCCAGCATTATGCCTTTAAGATGCTAACCAATGATGAGCTTACCGCCCATCTTTCCAATATTCTGAATATGGAAAAGATTGATTTTGAGCAGGGCGCAATTGATCTTATTGCCAAACGCGGCGCGGGCAGTGTGCGTGATTCCATGTCTTTGCTGGGGCAGGTGCTGGCTCTCGGCAGTGAGAAACTGCTGGAAGAAGATGTTCGCTCCATTCTCGGTCTTGCCGGGCGGGATGTTTTTTTCTCGTTAATGCAGGCGATTCATGTGCGTGATCTGGTTTCAGTGGGTGAGACTGTGCAGCAGGTTCTCGGGCGCGGACTTGATCTTGGTTTCTTTATCCGTGAACTGGGCAATTGCTGGCGAAACATGTTTTTGCTTAACCAGTCCGGTGAGCGGGCTGTGCCTTTGCTTGGATTATCTTCTGAGGAAGCTGCCGAGTTCATGAAATGGGCTCAGACTTTTGACCGTTCCTTTATCCATGCCTGTTGGCAGATGACCGTTGACGGACAGCGTAAAGTTATGACCAGTCTTGAACCGGCTATGGCTTTGGAGCTGCTGCTGCTCAACATGGCCAGTCTGAGTGACCTTATTTCCATGGAACGGGCCGGTGCGCTCGCTTCTGCTGCTCCAAGTCCGCAACAAGCACCGCAATCACTAAATCAGACTCCTCCTCCAAGTCAGCCCGCTACGGGTCTCTCAGGCGGTGGACATCAGACCAGCGGACAAACAGGCGGACAGACTCCGCCGTGGCAGGCCGGAGCTCAGCAGGGTATGCAGCCGCATCAGGTTCCGCCTCAAAATCAGTCTATGCAGAATCAGGGTATGCAGCCGCAGGGAATGGGGGCCGTGAATGGTCGCCCCATGGGACGTACAGAGTCCGGTTCTCCGGCCGGTAATCGTTCTGCAAACGATATGGGAGCTGAGGATTCCTCCCTCCCTGACGCGGCAGATTTACAGCTCGATACAGATATTAATCCACCCGTACCTGAACCCAAAAATACGGCAGCGGAACCTCATTTGCAATTGGAGCCGGTTCCTGAACCTGCTTCTGCCAAGCCGTCATTCCCTGCATCTGTCAGCGGTCCGCGTGATTTTGATGGCTTTTTGAAGTACGTGTCCGATAGCGGGAATGGTTCCATTTCCGGCCTGAGCAAATGTAAGGGTGAGTTGATAGACGGTAAGCTTGTCCTGACCTGTGCCAATCCGTTTCATCATGGTCAGGTGGCCGGACGTGACTCACGTGGGGTTGTCGAACGATTGGTTTCCGAGTATTTCGGCCCTGAAACTGAGCTGGAAATCCAGATCAGCCAGAAGGGCAAACGTAAAAGCAGGCAGGAAATTCGTGATGAAGTGGAAGCTCACCCGGATGTAAAAAGGGTGATTGAGTCTTTCGGGGCAAGTATTATTTCCATTGATCCGCGCAAAGATATTTAA
- a CDS encoding branched-chain amino acid transaminase: MVQKAEKIWFDGEMVNWDDAQVHVLTHTLHYGAGVFEGIRAYATVDGKSAVFRLREHVVRLFDSAKILGLTIPFTVEEIHDAILETLKVNGLKEGYIRPLVFIGDGVMGVHPGSNPIRVCIATWPWGAYLGEEALEKGIRVKTSSFNRHHVNAMMTKSKACGNYVNSILAKVEAVKDGYDEALMLDTAGFVSEATGENIFIVKDNLIKTTPLTSVLPGITRASLMKVARDLGYEVVEQLFTRDELYIADEAFFCGTAAEVTPICEVDNRVIGEGKRGPIGTILQKEYFNAVKGGNDKYKGWLDYYEI; the protein is encoded by the coding sequence ATGGTTCAAAAAGCAGAAAAAATCTGGTTTGACGGAGAAATGGTTAACTGGGACGATGCACAGGTTCATGTGCTGACCCACACTCTGCACTACGGTGCCGGTGTTTTCGAAGGTATTCGTGCATACGCCACTGTGGACGGCAAATCCGCTGTTTTCAGACTGCGTGAACATGTGGTTCGTCTTTTTGATTCCGCAAAGATTCTCGGTCTGACTATTCCTTTCACTGTTGAAGAAATTCATGATGCAATTCTTGAAACCCTCAAGGTGAACGGTCTGAAGGAAGGTTACATCCGCCCGCTGGTTTTCATCGGTGACGGTGTCATGGGTGTACATCCCGGCTCCAACCCCATCCGTGTCTGCATTGCAACATGGCCGTGGGGTGCCTATCTTGGAGAAGAAGCCCTTGAAAAAGGCATCCGTGTAAAGACCTCTTCGTTCAACCGTCATCATGTAAACGCAATGATGACCAAGTCCAAGGCTTGCGGTAACTACGTAAACTCCATCCTTGCCAAGGTTGAGGCTGTGAAAGACGGTTACGACGAAGCGCTCATGCTTGATACCGCAGGTTTTGTTTCCGAGGCTACCGGCGAGAATATTTTTATCGTAAAAGATAATCTGATCAAGACAACCCCGCTTACTTCAGTACTTCCGGGTATCACCCGTGCCAGCCTGATGAAGGTTGCCCGCGATCTCGGTTACGAAGTGGTAGAGCAGCTCTTCACCCGCGATGAACTTTATATTGCTGACGAGGCTTTCTTCTGTGGCACTGCCGCTGAAGTTACCCCCATCTGTGAAGTGGATAACCGCGTAATAGGTGAAGGCAAGCGCGGTCCTATCGGTACCATCCTCCAGAAAGAGTACTTCAACGCTGTTAAAGGCGGAAATGACAAGTACAAAGGCTGGCTGGATTACTACGAAATTTAA
- a CDS encoding isoamylase early set domain-containing protein, translating to MALSKKFLKTKPVCKVKFEVEKTQVENGEAIYLVGDFNDWDENAIPMKKLKSGKYTVTVDLETGRDYQFRYLAGSKWFNDSEPDRTETTPYGDCENSVVSV from the coding sequence GTGGCTCTTTCCAAGAAGTTTTTGAAAACCAAACCTGTCTGCAAGGTTAAATTTGAAGTGGAAAAGACTCAGGTAGAAAACGGCGAAGCAATCTATCTGGTCGGCGATTTTAATGATTGGGATGAAAATGCCATTCCCATGAAAAAACTGAAAAGCGGTAAATATACTGTTACCGTGGATCTTGAAACCGGGCGCGATTATCAGTTCCGTTATCTGGCCGGCAGCAAATGGTTTAACGATAGCGAACCTGACCGTACTGAAACGACTCCTTACGGAGATTGTGAAAACTCCGTTGTCAGCGTCTGA
- a CDS encoding aminotransferase class I/II-fold pyridoxal phosphate-dependent enzyme: MDKFPRVHRLPPYVFAKVNELKMQMRHEGEDIIDLGMGNPDIPTPQHIVDKLVEAANKPANHRYSASRGIKGLRREMALWYKRRYGVELDYDQEVVVTMGAKEGLAHLALVMLSPGDVVFAPDPSYPIHPYASIIAGADVRRVPIGADRDFFEDLELAMRQTWPKPKLLIINYPHNPTGVTAEIPFFEKIVDFAKENDLLVIHDLAYADFTFDGYEAPSFLQARGAKDVGVEFFSLSKSYSMPGWRVGFCCGNREMVQALTRIKSYLDYGLFQPIQIAACHALSGPQECVREIMDIYQDRRDALCEGLQRIGWDVTPPKATQFIWAPIPEQFKDLGSVEFSKLLLRECKVAVAPGLGFGHYGDDHVRMALVENRQRINQAVRGMKDLFTKG; encoded by the coding sequence ATGGACAAATTTCCGAGAGTTCACCGGCTGCCCCCCTATGTGTTTGCCAAGGTGAACGAACTGAAAATGCAGATGCGCCACGAAGGTGAGGACATCATCGACCTTGGCATGGGGAACCCAGATATCCCCACCCCTCAACACATTGTAGACAAACTCGTTGAAGCGGCGAACAAACCCGCCAACCATCGCTACAGCGCGTCAAGGGGAATCAAGGGCCTTCGCAGGGAAATGGCGCTTTGGTATAAAAGAAGATATGGCGTTGAACTGGACTATGATCAGGAAGTGGTCGTTACCATGGGCGCCAAAGAGGGGCTGGCGCACCTGGCGTTGGTTATGCTTTCACCCGGTGACGTTGTGTTCGCGCCGGATCCGTCTTACCCTATCCATCCTTACGCAAGTATCATTGCCGGAGCGGATGTAAGACGTGTTCCCATCGGTGCAGACAGGGATTTCTTTGAAGACCTTGAACTGGCAATGCGCCAGACATGGCCAAAGCCAAAACTTCTGATTATCAACTACCCGCACAACCCCACCGGGGTTACTGCGGAAATTCCGTTCTTTGAAAAGATCGTTGATTTCGCCAAAGAAAACGACCTGCTGGTCATTCACGACCTCGCCTATGCCGACTTCACTTTTGACGGCTACGAAGCACCTAGCTTCCTGCAGGCACGGGGTGCGAAAGATGTGGGAGTTGAATTCTTCTCACTGTCCAAAAGCTACTCCATGCCCGGCTGGCGCGTAGGCTTTTGTTGCGGTAACCGTGAAATGGTTCAGGCTCTGACCCGGATCAAAAGCTATCTTGATTACGGACTTTTCCAGCCGATCCAGATTGCGGCCTGCCATGCCCTTTCCGGACCGCAGGAATGCGTGCGGGAAATAATGGACATCTATCAGGACCGTCGCGATGCTCTTTGCGAAGGGCTGCAGCGCATCGGCTGGGATGTCACTCCGCCCAAAGCCACCCAGTTCATATGGGCACCGATCCCTGAACAATTCAAGGACCTCGGATCAGTGGAATTCTCCAAGCTGCTGCTGCGGGAATGCAAAGTCGCGGTAGCACCGGGACTTGGTTTCGGGCATTACGGAGATGACCATGTTCGAATGGCCCTTGTTGAAAACAGACAGAGAATCAATCAGGCCGTACGCGGCATGAAAGATCTCTTCACAAAAGGCTAA
- a CDS encoding homoserine dehydrogenase, with amino-acid sequence MQTVKLAIAGFGTVGTGLARILEENEDVILARCGKKFEIASILVRDVNKKRDFLPGPGVTFTADPDEFTSSPDVDIVVELMGGTSLAKEIVIKALEAGKHVVTANKHLLAEHGIELFEIAARNKVGLYYESSVAGGIPIIQSIKESLAGNRIKSIVGILNGTANYILSEMSTNGLEFDTALEQATELGYAEADPTFDIEGIDAAHKVCVLARIAYGKDYPLAELPIEGITKVEGQDIRFAREFGYRIKLLGQVRDVGGKLEAGVFPALVRYTMLLARVGGNYNAVRVEGNAVGPAFFHGQGAGSLPTGSAVLADIMALAKTDQPDNTGFCNAPIEKAEILPPELSTSEYYFRFTVQDKAGVMAALSKCLAEHNISIAQAVQKGSPEDRDIPVVFTTHKASAKDVNAAIAEIDKMPFITRPTMSMRILKG; translated from the coding sequence ATGCAGACTGTAAAGCTTGCCATCGCCGGATTCGGCACCGTCGGAACCGGACTCGCCCGGATTTTGGAAGAAAACGAAGATGTAATCCTTGCCCGCTGCGGCAAAAAATTTGAGATTGCATCCATTCTGGTCCGTGACGTGAACAAAAAAAGGGATTTCCTGCCCGGCCCGGGAGTAACTTTCACCGCCGACCCTGATGAATTCACATCCAGCCCGGATGTGGACATTGTGGTAGAACTTATGGGCGGAACTTCTCTAGCCAAAGAAATCGTCATAAAAGCCCTTGAAGCCGGCAAGCATGTAGTCACTGCCAACAAACATCTACTGGCTGAACACGGCATTGAGCTTTTCGAAATAGCTGCCCGGAATAAAGTCGGCCTGTATTACGAATCAAGCGTTGCCGGCGGCATTCCCATCATCCAGTCCATCAAGGAATCTCTGGCTGGAAACCGCATTAAATCCATTGTCGGCATTCTCAACGGAACCGCCAACTATATTCTTTCCGAAATGTCCACCAATGGGCTGGAATTTGACACCGCACTGGAACAGGCCACAGAACTCGGCTACGCCGAAGCTGATCCCACTTTTGATATTGAAGGTATCGACGCCGCACACAAAGTCTGCGTACTGGCACGTATTGCCTACGGTAAGGACTACCCTCTGGCCGAACTGCCCATAGAAGGCATCACCAAAGTCGAAGGTCAGGATATCCGCTTTGCCCGTGAATTCGGTTACCGTATCAAGCTGCTCGGTCAGGTCCGCGACGTAGGCGGCAAGCTTGAAGCCGGAGTATTCCCCGCATTGGTCAGATACACGATGCTGCTGGCCCGTGTCGGCGGTAACTACAATGCAGTGCGCGTCGAAGGCAATGCAGTGGGTCCCGCATTTTTCCACGGTCAGGGCGCAGGATCGCTGCCCACCGGAAGCGCAGTTCTGGCTGACATTATGGCCCTTGCCAAAACAGACCAGCCGGATAACACCGGATTCTGCAACGCTCCCATTGAAAAAGCCGAAATTCTCCCCCCGGAACTTAGTACCTCGGAATACTATTTCCGCTTCACTGTTCAGGATAAGGCAGGCGTCATGGCCGCGCTTTCAAAATGCCTTGCCGAACACAATATTTCCATTGCGCAGGCTGTTCAGAAAGGCTCGCCCGAAGACAGGGATATACCAGTGGTATTCACCACCCATAAGGCCAGCGCCAAGGACGTTAATGCTGCTATTGCCGAAATCGACAAGATGCCCTTCATCACCAGACCGACCATGTCCATGCGCATTTTAAAAGGATAA
- a CDS encoding cofactor-independent phosphoglycerate mutase produces the protein MKLLFLIADGMGGWPIEELGNKTTLAAAKTPNMDMLAGKGLIGTCRTVPKGMAPGSDVANMSLLGFDPATYHTGRGPIEAAAQGLKLEPDDLVWRMNLVNISEFAENGTMFDYSSGHIGTEQSVPLVEKLQAELGNDEFTFYPGIQYRHLLVQKGGAKEMEAGLNIRPPHDLTDKPIDEDVREFAKSPRLDKLVRDAVEVLSGNGTKAVSIWPWGQGRPLNLPPFEEKFGMKGAVISAVDLIKGLGNASGMEVIDVEGATGLVDTNYEGKVEAALKFLEHGDFVYVHLEGPDESGHMGSVEDKIKSIEHFDSRILAPLLEKFPLDKANYVVTCDHYTPIETRTHDETPVPFIMTSPRLIPSGETSFTEETADRAGIIIPDGHDFMQWVLNKTK, from the coding sequence ATGAAACTTCTTTTTCTCATTGCAGACGGAATGGGCGGTTGGCCCATTGAAGAACTTGGCAACAAAACAACCCTCGCAGCAGCGAAGACACCAAATATGGACATGCTTGCCGGAAAGGGTTTGATCGGCACCTGCCGCACCGTACCCAAAGGCATGGCTCCCGGTTCCGACGTTGCCAACATGTCCCTGCTGGGATTTGATCCCGCCACCTACCATACAGGACGCGGTCCCATTGAAGCCGCAGCGCAGGGCCTCAAGCTTGAACCTGATGATCTGGTCTGGCGCATGAACCTGGTTAATATTTCCGAATTTGCTGAAAACGGTACCATGTTCGACTATTCTTCCGGCCATATCGGTACGGAACAATCGGTACCGCTGGTGGAAAAGCTTCAGGCTGAACTCGGCAATGACGAGTTCACCTTTTACCCCGGCATCCAGTACCGCCACCTGCTCGTGCAGAAAGGCGGAGCCAAGGAAATGGAAGCGGGACTTAACATTCGTCCGCCCCATGACCTGACAGATAAGCCCATTGACGAAGATGTGCGCGAATTTGCAAAAAGCCCGCGTCTGGACAAACTGGTACGTGACGCAGTAGAAGTGCTCTCAGGAAACGGTACTAAGGCTGTATCCATCTGGCCTTGGGGTCAAGGACGCCCGCTGAATCTGCCTCCTTTTGAAGAAAAATTCGGCATGAAAGGCGCTGTTATTTCCGCAGTTGACTTGATCAAAGGACTGGGCAACGCATCAGGCATGGAAGTGATTGATGTTGAAGGTGCCACCGGACTGGTCGATACAAACTACGAAGGAAAAGTTGAAGCGGCCCTGAAATTTCTGGAGCATGGCGATTTCGTATACGTACACCTTGAAGGACCGGATGAATCCGGGCACATGGGTAGTGTAGAAGACAAGATCAAATCCATAGAACATTTTGATTCCCGCATTTTGGCTCCGCTGTTGGAAAAATTCCCTCTTGATAAAGCCAACTACGTAGTCACCTGTGACCACTACACCCCGATAGAAACCAGAACCCACGATGAAACCCCGGTTCCATTCATAATGACTTCTCCACGCCTGATTCCTTCAGGGGAGACCTCATTCACGGAAGAAACCGCTGACCGCGCAGGTATAATCATCCCCGACGGACATGATTTCATGCAGTGGGTGTTAAATAAAACAAAATAA
- a CDS encoding thioesterase family protein, giving the protein MKNQFPTPHSWLEHSVSYGETDAMGVVYYAEYLHFFERSRSLFIRERGMSYAEVEERGIYLPVREANCRYRVPAQYDDQLDIQVGIIEWKRASIKFIYDIYKDNRSTLIASGFTEHACVNKDGRPVRVPEWLREIF; this is encoded by the coding sequence ATGAAAAACCAATTTCCAACTCCGCATTCATGGCTGGAGCACAGTGTTTCCTATGGCGAAACCGATGCCATGGGCGTAGTTTATTACGCAGAATATCTGCACTTTTTTGAACGGTCCCGTTCGCTGTTTATCCGCGAACGGGGCATGAGTTATGCCGAAGTTGAAGAACGCGGAATCTACCTGCCTGTGCGCGAAGCCAACTGCCGTTACCGTGTACCGGCTCAATATGACGACCAGCTTGATATTCAGGTGGGTATCATCGAATGGAAACGAGCTTCAATCAAATTCATCTACGACATCTACAAGGATAACCGTTCAACACTGATCGCATCCGGGTTCACCGAGCACGCCTGCGTCAACAAAGACGGACGGCCTGTACGCGTCCCGGAATGGCTCAGAGAAATATTTTAA